One part of the Corynebacterium aurimucosum ATCC 700975 genome encodes these proteins:
- a CDS encoding TetR/AcrR family transcriptional regulator, whose protein sequence is MPIMSDSELHRRRNDILVGARKCFAEHGYDGATVRRLEEATGKSRGAIFHHFGDKESLFLALAREDAAREAEVVANNGLVEVMSEMLRHPERHDWLATRLAVTSMLRTDPSFAARWHEEQEVLDKAVRARLESNAEKGRLRDDVSIDTLVTYLETFMDGFINRLALGDTKNLEQVLDLVEQSIRGSRAVH, encoded by the coding sequence ATGCCGATTATGAGCGACTCCGAACTTCATCGCCGCCGAAACGACATCCTGGTTGGGGCACGAAAATGCTTCGCGGAGCATGGCTATGACGGTGCTACAGTCCGCCGCCTCGAAGAAGCCACGGGAAAATCGCGCGGCGCTATCTTTCACCACTTCGGCGATAAAGAGTCTCTCTTTTTGGCCTTGGCCCGGGAAGACGCGGCCCGCGAGGCCGAGGTGGTGGCAAACAACGGTCTGGTTGAGGTTATGAGCGAGATGCTGCGGCACCCTGAGCGCCACGACTGGTTGGCCACGCGTCTGGCCGTTACCTCGATGCTGCGCACTGATCCGTCTTTCGCCGCTCGGTGGCACGAGGAACAGGAAGTTCTGGATAAGGCAGTCCGCGCCCGATTGGAATCCAACGCCGAAAAAGGCCGCCTGCGCGATGACGTCTCCATCGATACCCTCGTGACGTACCTAGAGACTTTCATGGACGGCTTCATCAATCGCCTTGCACTGGGAGACACGAAGAATCTAGAGCAGGTTTTGGATTTGGTCGAGCAATCGATTCGCGGCTCCCGCGCCGTGCACTAA
- the acnA gene encoding aconitate hydratase AcnA: MTESLNSFGAKKTLEVNGKSYDYFDINAVEGLEKLPYSLKVLAENQLRYEDGKNVTKDHINALANWDPSAEPDTEIQFTPARVLMQDFTGVPCVVDLATMREAISALGGKPDQVNPLNPAEMVIDHSVIVEAFGSTEALEKNVEIEYERNQERYQFLRWGAENFSNFRVVPPGTGIVHQVNIEYLSRVVFDNDGVAYPDTCIGTDSHTTMENGLGILGWGVGGIEAEAAMLGQPVSMLIPRVVGFKLTGEIPTGVTATDVVLTITEMLRQHGVVQKFVEFYGNGVKSVPLANRATIGNMSPEFGSTAAIFPIDEETIKYLELTGRPQEQIDRVEAYAKAQGMWLEQDAPEAEYSEYLELDLSTVKPSIAGPKRPQDRILLSEAKEQFRKDLPTYASGEVVADESTIEAKRMTAEGGDENSLVDVTGGLNKSRAGEGESAAKGGSGRQSNPVTVTSPNGGEYTLDHGMVAIASITSCTNTSNPSVMVGAGLIARKAAEKGLKSKPWVKTICAPGSQVVDGYFQRADLWKDLEALGFYLSGFGCTTCIGNSGPLPEEVSNAINEHDLAATAVLSGNRNFEGRISPDVKMNYLASPIMVIAYAIAGTMDFDFETQPLGQDQDGNDVFLKDIWPSPQEIEDTIQQAISRELYEADYADVFKGDDAWRSLDVPEGETFKWNEDSTYIRKAPYFDGMPTEPEPVQDIKGARVLAKLGDSVTTDHISPASSIKPGTPAAQYLDANGVERQDYNSLGSRRGNHEVMMRGTFANIRLQNQLVDVAGGYTRDFTQEGAPQAFIFDACENYKAANIPLVVLAGKEYGTGSSRDWAAKGTNLLGVKAVITESFERIHRSNLIGMGVIPLQFPEGESHESLGLDGTETFDIEGIEALNEGGIPKTVHVTATKESGETVEFDAKVRIDTPGEADYYRHGGILQFVLRQMVKA, translated from the coding sequence ATGACTGAAAGCCTGAACTCCTTCGGCGCCAAGAAGACTCTTGAGGTCAACGGTAAGTCTTATGACTACTTCGACATCAACGCAGTCGAGGGCCTGGAGAAGCTTCCTTACTCCCTCAAGGTGCTGGCTGAGAACCAGCTACGTTACGAGGACGGGAAGAACGTAACCAAGGATCACATCAACGCTTTGGCGAACTGGGATCCCTCCGCTGAGCCGGATACCGAGATTCAGTTCACCCCGGCCCGTGTTCTTATGCAGGACTTCACCGGTGTCCCCTGCGTGGTGGACTTGGCTACCATGCGTGAGGCTATCTCCGCCCTCGGCGGCAAGCCGGACCAGGTGAACCCGCTCAACCCGGCCGAGATGGTTATTGACCACTCCGTCATTGTCGAGGCCTTCGGCTCCACCGAAGCTCTGGAGAAGAACGTTGAGATCGAGTACGAGCGCAACCAGGAGCGCTACCAGTTCCTGCGCTGGGGTGCTGAGAACTTCTCCAACTTCCGAGTTGTTCCGCCGGGAACCGGTATCGTCCACCAGGTCAACATTGAGTACCTCTCCCGCGTTGTCTTCGACAACGACGGTGTTGCTTACCCGGATACCTGTATCGGTACTGACTCCCACACCACCATGGAGAACGGTCTGGGCATCCTGGGCTGGGGCGTCGGCGGCATCGAGGCCGAGGCTGCAATGCTGGGCCAGCCGGTGTCCATGCTGATCCCGCGCGTCGTGGGCTTCAAGCTCACCGGCGAGATTCCGACCGGCGTGACCGCAACCGACGTGGTTCTGACCATCACCGAGATGCTGCGTCAGCACGGCGTGGTTCAGAAGTTTGTTGAGTTCTACGGCAACGGTGTGAAGTCCGTGCCGCTGGCCAACCGCGCCACCATCGGCAACATGTCCCCCGAGTTCGGTTCTACTGCCGCGATCTTCCCGATCGACGAGGAGACCATCAAGTACCTCGAGCTCACCGGTCGCCCACAGGAGCAGATCGACCGCGTCGAGGCATACGCCAAGGCGCAGGGTATGTGGCTGGAGCAGGACGCTCCGGAAGCAGAGTACTCCGAGTACCTCGAGCTGGACCTGTCCACCGTTAAGCCCTCCATCGCCGGCCCGAAGCGCCCGCAGGACCGCATCCTCCTCTCCGAAGCCAAGGAGCAGTTCCGTAAGGATCTGCCGACCTACGCTTCCGGCGAGGTTGTTGCAGACGAGTCCACCATCGAGGCGAAGCGCATGACCGCTGAGGGCGGCGACGAGAACTCCCTCGTCGACGTGACCGGTGGCCTGAACAAGTCCCGCGCTGGTGAGGGCGAATCCGCAGCCAAGGGTGGCTCCGGACGCCAGTCCAACCCGGTCACCGTCACCTCCCCGAATGGCGGCGAGTACACCCTGGACCACGGTATGGTTGCCATCGCTTCCATCACCTCCTGCACCAACACCTCTAACCCGTCCGTCATGGTCGGTGCAGGCCTCATCGCCCGCAAGGCGGCCGAGAAGGGTCTGAAGTCCAAGCCGTGGGTTAAGACCATTTGTGCTCCTGGTTCCCAGGTTGTGGATGGCTACTTCCAGCGCGCAGACCTCTGGAAGGATCTGGAGGCCCTGGGCTTCTACCTCTCCGGCTTCGGCTGCACCACCTGTATTGGTAACTCCGGCCCGCTGCCGGAGGAAGTCTCCAACGCTATTAACGAGCACGACCTAGCAGCTACCGCCGTGCTGTCCGGTAACCGTAACTTCGAGGGTCGTATCTCCCCGGACGTCAAGATGAACTACTTGGCTTCCCCCATCATGGTCATCGCATACGCTATTGCCGGCACCATGGACTTCGATTTCGAGACCCAGCCGCTGGGCCAGGATCAGGATGGCAACGATGTCTTCCTCAAGGATATTTGGCCTTCCCCGCAGGAAATCGAGGACACCATCCAGCAGGCCATCTCCCGCGAGCTCTACGAGGCTGACTATGCCGACGTGTTCAAGGGCGATGACGCATGGCGCAGCCTGGACGTCCCGGAGGGCGAGACCTTCAAGTGGAATGAGGACTCCACCTACATCCGCAAGGCACCGTACTTCGACGGCATGCCGACTGAGCCGGAACCGGTTCAGGACATCAAGGGCGCTCGCGTTCTGGCTAAGCTCGGCGACTCCGTAACCACCGACCACATCTCCCCCGCTTCCTCCATCAAGCCGGGTACCCCGGCCGCTCAGTACCTGGATGCCAACGGTGTGGAGCGCCAGGACTACAACTCCCTGGGGTCCCGTCGCGGTAACCACGAGGTCATGATGCGCGGTACCTTCGCCAACATCCGCCTCCAGAACCAGCTGGTCGACGTCGCCGGTGGCTACACCCGCGACTTCACCCAGGAGGGCGCACCGCAGGCCTTCATCTTCGATGCTTGCGAGAACTACAAGGCAGCCAACATTCCGCTGGTTGTCCTTGCTGGCAAGGAATACGGCACCGGTTCCTCCCGTGACTGGGCTGCTAAGGGCACCAACCTGCTTGGTGTGAAGGCTGTCATCACCGAATCCTTCGAGCGCATCCACCGCTCGAACCTCATCGGTATGGGCGTCATCCCGCTGCAGTTCCCGGAGGGCGAGTCTCACGAGTCCCTGGGCCTGGACGGCACCGAGACCTTCGATATCGAGGGCATTGAGGCTCTTAACGAGGGCGGTATTCCGAAGACGGTCCACGTGACCGCCACCAAGGAATCCGGCGAGACCGTTGAGTTCGATGCCAAGGTTCGCATCGATACGCCTGGTGAGGCCGACTACTACCGCCACGGCGGCATTCTGCAGTTCGTTCTGCGCCAGATGGTCAAGGCCTAA
- a CDS encoding DUF6676 family protein: MIPAGVDVDDIADQLSADGIAFSNPELALDDGLQTHIADSLQPNHGIAVVDVFPEKIPDLRDLATTLQEQTGLDTVILQAPMKVSAVSNSYDRATLEAAEDSLPAGLDQVTLLNDFYAVGDQFSVPWLLILTVAFGVAAVAGWASFRAATKKVEPAVH, from the coding sequence ATGATTCCTGCGGGAGTAGACGTTGATGACATCGCCGATCAGCTCTCAGCCGATGGCATAGCATTCTCCAATCCGGAACTGGCGCTTGACGACGGCCTCCAGACCCACATCGCAGACTCCCTCCAGCCAAACCACGGCATTGCTGTCGTAGATGTTTTTCCGGAGAAGATTCCAGATCTCCGCGATCTGGCCACAACACTTCAAGAACAAACGGGACTTGACACAGTAATTCTCCAGGCACCAATGAAGGTATCCGCGGTCAGTAATTCTTATGACCGGGCAACTCTAGAGGCAGCCGAAGATTCGCTTCCCGCCGGACTTGATCAGGTAACCCTGCTTAATGATTTTTATGCCGTAGGAGATCAGTTTTCCGTGCCGTGGTTGTTGATTTTGACGGTCGCGTTTGGCGTTGCGGCGGTTGCCGGATGGGCGAGCTTCCGGGCAGCCACAAAGAAGGTTGAACCAGCCGTGCACTAG
- a CDS encoding DIP1281 family NlpC/P60 protein, with amino-acid sequence MATTSSFGFRRFKAAFAAIATTAALSTASSLTPAVAEEPEQLNIESLLSSDSPSIADLAGAIAQIEERIAQAEAEIGIQRETVNRALVDLNDARTKAAQARQGTTTARQELDDAQADVADAQAKLDEVSRSAYRRANTSDAVTHAAGKDARSDMLERQSYLRLQSEKQQAVVSDLEKERTEKANKESQLRKTQRLAEERADKAADAESAAREQLSESEASIEESAAEREDLLSQLSSLHKALNQAKGVDEDETASLETRYNVNDEALSMAEGFNAQDTTTVPADDSLEPTPEADSVPTAGPSASEAKNPTLQSQRSAPSVSAEDMDALSSAASTVANDPNVQELSSTSTASSAEEGATSGGSGSSFDPSGIDAETVALGIGAVGTVASLVAASQPGHNNSLSQDEIDALVEGSSKLFALQGEGASTSEASDSASAASDEDTLESEVSGVLDPLDTTDSVTDKASESLGDASREAKIETLIERATSQVGVPYAWGGGDANGPTQGIRDGGVADSHGDYNKVGFDCSGLVLYAFAGVGISLPHYTGYQYQKGTKIAPSEMERGDLIFYGPNGNQHVAIYLGDGTMVEAPQSGQNVSITPVRQGGMAPYAVRLI; translated from the coding sequence GTGGCCACCACATCGTCTTTTGGCTTCCGGCGTTTCAAGGCAGCTTTCGCTGCCATTGCGACCACCGCAGCCTTGTCTACCGCTTCTTCGCTCACTCCTGCAGTGGCGGAGGAGCCTGAGCAGCTCAATATTGAGTCACTGCTGTCGTCTGATAGTCCATCCATCGCTGACCTCGCCGGCGCCATCGCCCAGATTGAGGAACGTATCGCGCAAGCGGAAGCCGAAATCGGCATCCAGCGTGAAACCGTCAACCGGGCGCTCGTTGATCTCAATGACGCTCGGACCAAGGCAGCCCAGGCTCGCCAGGGCACCACGACCGCTCGCCAGGAGCTTGATGATGCCCAGGCAGACGTCGCCGATGCACAAGCCAAGCTCGACGAGGTTTCACGCTCGGCCTATCGCCGCGCAAATACCTCTGACGCCGTTACCCATGCGGCCGGCAAGGATGCTCGCTCGGATATGTTGGAGCGCCAGTCCTACCTCCGCTTGCAATCAGAGAAGCAACAGGCCGTTGTTAGCGATCTGGAAAAGGAGCGCACGGAGAAGGCCAACAAGGAGTCGCAGCTACGCAAGACCCAGCGGTTGGCTGAGGAGCGCGCAGACAAAGCGGCAGATGCCGAGTCCGCTGCACGCGAACAGCTCTCTGAGTCCGAAGCTTCAATTGAAGAATCTGCGGCCGAGCGCGAGGATCTCCTCTCTCAACTTTCATCTCTCCACAAGGCCCTAAATCAAGCTAAGGGTGTTGACGAAGACGAGACGGCAAGTCTAGAGACCAGATACAACGTCAACGATGAAGCCTTGTCAATGGCGGAAGGGTTCAATGCTCAGGACACGACTACGGTCCCAGCCGATGACTCCTTGGAGCCGACCCCAGAGGCCGATTCCGTCCCGACCGCTGGCCCTTCAGCCTCTGAGGCGAAGAACCCTACTTTGCAATCACAACGCTCTGCGCCCTCCGTTTCTGCTGAAGATATGGATGCGCTTTCGAGCGCCGCAAGCACTGTAGCCAACGATCCGAACGTGCAGGAATTGTCGTCGACAAGCACTGCAAGCTCCGCTGAAGAGGGGGCTACTTCAGGCGGCAGCGGCAGCTCCTTCGACCCGAGTGGGATCGATGCTGAGACCGTTGCATTGGGCATTGGCGCGGTAGGAACCGTAGCTTCCTTGGTCGCCGCTTCTCAGCCAGGCCACAACAATAGCTTGAGCCAGGACGAGATCGACGCTTTGGTCGAAGGCTCCTCGAAGCTTTTCGCCCTCCAAGGCGAGGGCGCAAGCACCTCGGAGGCAAGCGATTCTGCTTCCGCGGCTTCGGATGAAGACACGTTGGAGTCCGAGGTTTCCGGTGTGCTGGACCCGCTTGACACAACCGATAGCGTCACGGATAAGGCCTCCGAGTCTCTGGGCGATGCCTCCCGTGAGGCAAAGATCGAGACCCTCATTGAGCGTGCGACGTCCCAGGTTGGTGTTCCTTATGCGTGGGGCGGTGGCGATGCCAACGGTCCCACCCAGGGTATTCGTGATGGCGGCGTGGCGGATTCTCACGGTGACTACAACAAGGTCGGCTTCGATTGCTCGGGCCTAGTTCTCTATGCCTTTGCCGGAGTGGGCATTTCCCTGCCGCACTACACCGGCTACCAGTACCAGAAGGGGACCAAGATCGCACCGAGCGAGATGGAGCGTGGTGACCTAATCTTCTACGGCCCAAACGGCAACCAACACGTGGCGATCTACCTCGGCGATGGCACGATGGTTGAAGCCCCGCAGTCTGGTCAAAACGTCAGCATTACCCCTGTGCGCCAAGGCGGCATGGCTCCCTATGCCGTGCGCCTAATCTAG